One genomic segment of Drosophila willistoni isolate 14030-0811.24 chromosome 2R unlocalized genomic scaffold, UCI_dwil_1.1 Seg200, whole genome shotgun sequence includes these proteins:
- the LOC6641609 gene encoding protein phosphatase inhibitor 2 — MDQVIRGILKTERRADANKKKIHFDKYNVMQTMRLTQRTDNVETPITVNDENHGNLDIPTLMKQLNIASDSAFFNIPEDSEDSSADDDDEFPELIQEKVRRLEFTRRRKMHYKEYFTVPVARQLIHEELNDLECSGESKNFTTNSQISPNLSCSLEFCESNESLGKKATESSIQLSSSLDNDTLTISDIVVEPGFDSNHRCYQTLMADSSQVNLYNSI, encoded by the coding sequence atggATCAAGTAATACGCGGCATCTTGAAAACGGAACGCAGGGCAGATgctaataaaaagaaaattcactTCGATAAGTACAATGTGATGCAAACAATGCGTTTGACTCAGAGAACGGATAATGTGGAAACTCCTATTACGGTAAATGATGAAAATCATGGCAATCTGGATATACCTACTCTGATGAAGCAACTGAATATTGCATCGGACTCTGCATTCTTTAACATTCCCGAGGATTCTGAGGACTCttctgctgatgatgatgatgagttCCCGGAATTAATACAGGAAAAGGTACGACGCTTGGAGTTCACTAGGCGTCGCAAAATGCATTACAAGGAGTATTTCACAGTGCCTGTGGCACGTCAACTTATACATGAAGAATTGAACGATTTAGAATGCAGCGGGGAGAGTAAAAATTTTACAACGAATTCTCAAATATCTCCGAACTTGAGTTGTTCTCTCGAATTTTGTGAATCCAATGAATCCCTCGGCAAGAAAGCTACAGAAAGCTCTATACAACTGAGCTCGTCTCTTGATAATGATACACTTACAATTAGTGATATAGTGGTTGAGCCTGGTTTTGATTCCAATCATCGTTGCTATCAAACCTTAATGGCAGATTCAAGCCAAGTAAATCTATATAACTCGATTTGA